The Sphingomonas carotinifaciens genomic sequence GATACCGCCCGCCGTGCGGTTGATCTGGCTTGTGATCGCTTCGGTCGCGTGGATACCCTCGTCAACAACGCCGGGCTCTTCATCGGCGCCGCGTTCACCGACTATACGCTCGAGCAATATGCGCAGATGACGCGCACCAACCTCGATGGCTTCTTCTGGACTTGCCCCGCTCAAATGGAGAGGCATTTGCTCAGCGTGGCGCGGTTTGTTCGAACTGCGGCGGGCTGGTGTAGTTGAGCGCGGAGTGGCGCCGGACGGGGTTGTAGAAGCCGTCGATATAGCGGGCAAAGGCCTGCTCGGCCTGGGCACGGGTATAGAAGACGGTGGGCCAGACGAGTTCGGATTTGATGGTCTTGAAGAATGTCTCGACCATGGCGTTATCGTAGCAATTTCCCTTTCCCGACATGGAGATGCGGATGCCGTGGCGACGCAGCTCGGCTTGGTAGTCCACCGAACAATACTGGCTACCGCGGTCCGAATGATGAATGAGCCCCTTGGGGGGACGCCGCATGACGAGCGCCTTGCGCAGGGCAGCCAGCGCCAGATCGCGGTGCAGCCGGTCGCCGACAGCCCAGCCGACGACGCGGCGGGAGAAGAGGTCGATGACCACCGCCAGGTAGAGCCATCCCTCCCGTGTCCAGACGTACGAGATGTCGACGCCCCACTTCTGGTTGGTTGCCGTCGCGGTGAAATCCTGGTCGATGATGTTCGGCGCGATCGGCCAGGCGTGTTCGCTGTCGGTCGTGCGTTTGAACCTGCGCTTCTGCCGGGCACGCAGGTCGTTCTCGCGCATCAGCCGCGCCGTGCGACGCCGCCCGATGGCAAAGCCATCATCCTGCAACTCGCGCGTCATTCTCGGACTGCCATAGGTGCCGTTCGACAGGGCAAAAGCCGAGCGGACATGCGCCAGCATCACCATGTCATCGCGCTGACGCCGACTGGCCGGGCGATCCTTCCAAGCGAAGTAGCCGCTCTGGCTGACGCCGAGCACCCGGCAGAGGCGGTGGACCGGGAAATCCTCTCTCGCCCGATCGATGAGCTGGAACCTCATCGATTTCCCTCCCGGGCGAAAAAAGCGGTCGCCCGCTTCAGTATGTCACGCTCCTGTCGAAGGATCTCATTCTCCCGCCGAAGGCGCTTCAACTCGGCAGCCATATCCGCCTGCGGCGCTTGATCCGGCGTATCCACCAGACGATCCCGGCTGCGGCTGATCCAGCGCACCAGCGTCGATAGCCCCACTCCCAGATCCTCCGCTATTTCGCGCTGCGTCCGTCCGCTGGTCGCCACCAGCCGATCCGCTTCGTCCTCAAACTCCTTCGTGAACCGTCGCTGCTTCGTCATTGAGTTCGCCTTTCACTTCAAGGGAACTCTCCACTTTGCCGAGGCAAGTCCACAGTACAGTGCGTTACCTTGGCGTGGACGTGGAAGATGCGTTGGAGTTGGCGGAACGAACCGAGGTGTAAGTAGACCCAGTTACAGACGCTCACGCCCCTTCTTGCGCTTGCCAACTTCAGACATCCGTTCACGTTCAATGCGCATGATAGCGACCCTGCACGGCAACGAACCAGTTGTCTCGAAAACGATCGAGTAGTCGGAAAGCCTGCCGCGGGGGGTACGCCTAGGTCACTTGGCACCGGCAAGTCCGCTGACTACCAGAGCCATCTGATCCTCACTTACGCCGGGCCTGATCCAGCCTGAGCACTCCACCTCGGCTAGTCCGCGAAGAAGTACCCAGAACGTCTCGGTCGCGGTCTCATCGCGCCATGACAGATTAACGACCACTCCGAGCGCCACAAAGGCGGCGTGCAGTTCGGGCCTTTGGGAACGCAATAGCGACTAACATTGATTTACGACCTGTTTTCCGCCTCGTTGCCACTGCCGTTGGCGCCATTGCCTGATTGACAGCTTCGGACCGCAAGCGCGCACGGACGCGCAGAAACCGTCTCCCCCGCCGCTATATCGCGATTCATGCCCTTATTCCGCGGCATTAGTCAGCTGTTAGCACACGTTCGATCATGGAATGAATTCGCTATGACGATACGGGAAGTCGATGCTCAAATTCTTGTTTCGTGAACACCGCCGTTCCCTGGCGGTTCGCGAATTGACCGGTCCGGACCCGTCGCCGGGGCCTGTTTTCGACCGCTTCGTCAACGCCGCTGCTTCCGCCTTTGCCGCTCCGATGGCGGCGATGTCGCTGATCCATGGTGACAAACAGATTGTCACGGCTGGCCACGGTTTTCCAACAGGCTGCATGCCGCGTGATGAAGGTTTCTGCAGCTATACGCTCGGTTGCGCGAACGTCCTGGAGTGCTGTGACCCGCAGCGCGATCCGCGCTTCGCCACCTTGCCTGGCGTCCTCGGGGAACCGCACGTCCGCTATTATATCGGTGCGCGACTACGCCTGCTGAATGGTATCGATGTCGGCGCCCTTTGCGTGGTTGATACGGCCCATCGAGCGCCGGCCTCCGACGATCAAAAAGCCTATCTTCTGGGTCTTGCCCGCCAAGCTGCCATGTCGCTGGAAAGCCGTCTGGACCTGTGGGGGCACGCCGCATGATGCGCATAGCCTTGTGCATCGCCCAGGAACACGATGCACGGCTCGTCGCCTTGGCCTTGCTGGTCTGTCTCGTCGGGTCATCGGCGACCATCCAGCTGTTCGGCCGCATCAAATCGGCAAGCGGTAAAAGCCGGCTGGGCTGGGTGCTGCTGGCGGCCGTCGCCACGGGGACCATGGTCTGGGCCACGCACTTCGTTGCGATGATGGCTTTTCGTGCTCACGCGCCGGTCGTGCTTGACCCCTTGCTGACGCTCCTGTCGCTGCTCGCCGCTATCGGGCTGGCGGTGCCCGGTCTGGCCACTGCCGCCACTTGCAAGCGATGGGGCGGCCTGGCCGGGGGTGGCATTGTCGGGATCGCGATCTCACTTATGCATTACCTTGGCATGTCCGCTTACCGGGTCGACGGCATCGTGACCTGGGCCTGGGGCTATGTCGTGGCATCGGTGCTGCTGTCGGTCGCACTCGGCGGAATCGCCTTCCACCTGCTGACCACGCGCCGGCCATGGCGGCGAATGCATGCGGTATTGCTGTTGAGCCTCGCCGTCGCCGCGCTGCATTTCACAGGCATGGCGGCAATGAGCATCACCGTGCTGAAGCTGGGCGATGGTCTGTCTGACCTGACAATGGTTGGCCTTGCCATTGCCACGGCCGTTGCATCACTCATCATCGTCGGCTGCGCAGCGATAAGTGCCCTGATCGACGGCCATACGCAAAGCGAGTCCTACCGCCGCTTGCGTCGCATGGCGTTGCACGACGGACTAACCGATCTACCAAATAGAATGAGCTTCATTGAGGAGTTGGAGCGTCGTTTCCTGGTGAAGGGCGGCTATGCGTGCATGGCCGTCGTCATGATGGACCTTTCCCGCTTCAAGGTGGTCAACGACACCTACGGGCACCAGGCCGGCGACCAGCTTCTGATGGCGCTGGCCGCCCGGTTGACAGCCCTTTTGAAACCTGAGGAATGTGTCGGGCGGTTGGGCGGCGACGAGTTTGCCGCGATCATATCCTATGACGAACCACAAGATCTCAGTGATTTCCTTGATCGCCTACGCACCGCCTTTGTTGCGCCGTTCGTGTTCGATCGGTTCACCGCTGCGATCGGCGCCAACATCGGTGTCGCTCTGGCGGTGCACGACGGTTTCGATGCCGATGCCTTGCTCGCGAAAGCTGATCTGGCGATGTACCGGGCAAAGTCCGCCCATTCAGCAGAACCGTGCTTCTACGACGCGGAAATGGACGATGCGGCGCGTATCCGGCGCGAGCTCGTCGCCGACCTTCGGACCGCGATAGAAACCGAAGCGTTCGAGCTTCATTTCCAGGTGCAGGCCGCGGTCGCGACCGGGGAGATTACGGGCTACGAAGCGCTGGTGCGCTGGCACCATCCGGCCAGGGGCATGATTTCGCCTGCGGCCTTTATCCCGCTGGCCGAAGAAAGCGGCGAGATCGTGCCGCTCAGCATCTGGATCTTGCGTCGAGCCTGCTTCGAAGCGGCGTTGTGGCCGGACCAGCATAATGTGTCGGTGAACCTGTCACCGAAACATCTGAGTGATCCGCGCCTCATCGATACCGTTCGTGCCGCGCTGGCTGACAGCGGATTACCAGCCGGACGCCTGACCTTGGAACTGACAGAAAGTGCGATCATCCATGATCGCCGCTTCGCGCTCGAACAACTCCGCGCGCTGAAAGCCATGGGAATAGCCATAGCGCTGGACGATTTCGGCGTGGGTTACTCCTCGCTCGATGTTCTGCGATCGGTGCCGTTCGACTGCATCAAGCTCGATGCATCATTCGTTGCCGAGATCGAGCATGACGAGCAGGCCGTATCGATCCTGCGATCGGTGGCCAGCCTTGGCGCCACGTTGCAAATGCGGGTCCTGGCGGAAGGCATCGAAGAGCCTTCGCAGCTTTCGATCGTCGCGCGCGAGGGATGCTCTGCGATACAGGGGTATCTGATCGGGCGGCCGTCGCGCACCTTGGCCGATCCCGAGAGCATCAGGCAGACGATGATGCTGAAGCCCCGTTCAATCTCGGCCATCACCTCCGCAGCCTGAAATCATCCCGTTATCAAAGCCACCCCTCAAACATGGCGGTCAAGCTCGCTGTGCGCTTAGGTGTTTGATCCCACGGTTTGATGGTGCGATCCTCTCGTTGAAACGGAAGGAAGCCGTATGGGACAGGTACGTCACGGAAGCGTCCTCCACGTCACCTCCCCTTGGACCTAGCTCGGCTCAGCCCAGTCAGTCGAATACTGCCTCGACTATCCACGATTAGCACGACCCAATGCACGAAGCCGCTGCGCGGCATGGGTTCCCGGCGGTGAGGTAGCGCGTCGACGGTGAGGTTTGGCTGCCCGGCGACGGCAGCAGACGATGAAGTTCCTTCAACGAGAGGAACGTCATAATGGCTACTGCACCTGTCGAACCCACCGTCACCCCGCTGCGTCAGCGGATGCTCGACGACATGGCGATGCGTTCGATGCGGGCGCGAACCCAGCACGACTATGTCCGCCACGTCCGCGCCTTCGCGGCGTTCCTGAAGCGCCCGCCCGACACGGCGACCGCCGAGGATGTGCGGCGCTTCCAGATCCACCAGCGCGAGCACGGCACCAGCGAGTCCGTTATCGGCGCCACGGTATCGGCATTGCGCTTCCTGTTCGGCGTGACGCTCGACCGGCCGGATCTGTCGCGCAAGCTGGTGCTTGCGCCGCGTCCCAGGAAGCTGCCCGATGTGCTGAGCGTCGATGAGGTCGCACGTCTGCTCGAGGCGGCACCCGGCATCAAGTACCGCGCCGCGCTCGGCGTGGCTTACGGCGCCGGCCTGCGCGTATCCGAGGTCGCGCACCTCAAGGCCGACGACATCGACAGCAGGCGCATGCTGATCCGCATCGAGGAGGGCAAGGGTCGCAAGGACCGCAACGCGATGCTGTCGCCGCAGCTGCTCGAACTGCTCAGGCTCTGGTGGCGCGAGGGCAAGCGGCGCAGCGTCCTGCTGCCGCACGGCTGGCTGTTCCCGGGCCGCAGTTACACCGACCCGATCTCGACGCGACAGCTGCACCGCGCGGTTCACGAGGCGGCCGAGGCAGCGGGCATCCGCAAGCGGGTCAGCCCGCACACGCTGCGGCACAGTTTCGCTACCCACCTGCTCGCACAGGACGTCGATATCCGCGTCATCCAGGTGCTACTCGGGCACAGTAAGCTGGAAACGACTGCGCTCTATACCAAGGTCGCGACGCGCACGATCCGCGCCGTCACCGGCCCGCTGGACCATTTGATGGCGCTGATGGAGGGCAGAACGCCCGCCGGGTGAAAGTGCGGTGCGCGCCTCGCTCGAGGTCGCCGACATCTTCCGCGCTGCCGGTCCTGAATACCGGGCCGCTCGTACCGGGCATCTGAGCCTCGACCAGCTGAAGGTCATGTCGGCGATAGAAACCTGCCGGACCGCCGTCATGGGCGGGCACGTCGAGGCCTGCACCGACTGTGGGCACTGGCGGGTTGCCTATAATTCCTGTCGCAACCGGCACTGCCCGCGGTGCCAGGGCGCGGCGGCACGCACCTGGCTTGCCGAGCGCGAGGCCGATCTGCTGCCGGTCGGCTATTTCCATGTCGTCTTCACGCTGCCCGCCGAGGTTGCCGACATCGCGTGGCAGAACAAGGCAGCGGTCTATGGGCTACTGTTCCAGGCGGCGTCCGAGACGATGAGGACCATCGCCTCCGACCCGAAGCATCTCGGCGCCCGTATCGGCATCACCGCGGTGCTGCACACCTGGGGCTCGGCGATGACCCACCATCCCCACATTCACATGATTGTCCCGGGCGGCGGGCTGTCACCTGACGACAGCCGCTGGGTATCGTCGCGCCCGGCGTTTCTGCTGCCAGTCAGGGTGCTGGGCAAGCTGTTCCGCCGCCTGTTCCTGACCCGGCTGATGGCGCTGCACGATGCCGGGCGGCTCGGCTTCCACGGCAGCCTCGCGCATCTTGCCGACCGGCGCGCATTCTTGCGTCACCTGGCGCCGGTCCGGAAGAAGCGCTGGGTAGTCTACGCCAAACCGCCGTTTGCTGGCCCCGCGACAGTGCTCGCCTATCTGTCGCGCTACACCCACCGCGTTGCAATCTCGAACGGCCGGCTCCTGCGCTTCGACCGCACCGGCGTCACCTTCCGCTACAAGGATTACCGCCGGGGTGGTGCTGACCGCCAGCAGGTCATGACGCTTAGCCCGGACGAGTTCATCCGCCGCTTCCTGCTCCACGTCCTGCCAAAGGGCTTCCACCGCATCCGCCACTACGGCCTGCTCGCCGGTGCCACCCGCAAGGCGCATCTCGAACGTGCCCGCGAGTTGCTCGGGGTCGCGCAGCCCGTCACCGCTACCGAGCCGGTGGAACCCGATGACGCCCGCCCGCCATGCCCTTGCTGCGGTGGGCGCATGCTCGTCATCGAAACCTTCAAACGCTGGCGCCAGCCCCGCGCACCGCCTCATGGCGCCAGCGCGACCGGGACCGTCGCGTCATGACCCGGCATGGCCCATTCCAATCCCGCCACGCGGTCACCGCGTTTCCGGCGTTCAGGCCGCTCGCGCCGGCAACATCGTCAGCCACATCGACGCTCGCCCAGACCGCCGATCTTGCCCGGCATCCATGGCCAAGATCCTTCCCAAGTGCCGCATCACGGCCCGCTACGGCGCATCCCGCACGCCAACGCACCGACCAGCCGACCGCCCGAAAACCGCTTTCCCCATAAGCCCTCGCCCGTGGCCCGCGGCTTCCTGCCTTGGAGGAAATCATACACCTGCCGGCGCCTGATTTCCTTCACATTTGCGGTCATTCGCGCCACCTCGCGCGCATCCCTACTTTCGTCGTTCGTTCATCTTCATTCAGAGGCTGCGTCGAGAGAGATTGGCCCCACCTACGCAATGGTCGGTATGATACCGCCTTCGACCCGCACCGCTGCTCCGTTGGTGATCGCTCCAAGCGGGCTCGCGAGCAGCGCCACCTGCGCGGCAATCTCGTCGGCCTCAATCAGCCGGCGGATGAGCGATAGCGGCCGCATCTTGGCGAAGAACTCAGCCTCGCGCTCAGTCTCAGGCGCGTCCTTGTTGTCCACGACCGATCGGATGAACTCGACAATACCTTCAGAGCGAGTAGGCCCAGGCAGAACCGAATTGACTGTCACGCCTGTACCGCGCGTCTGCTCAGCCAACCCGCGTGCGATCGCGAGCTGTGCGGTCTTGGTCATGCCGTAGTGGACCATTTCGCTCGGCACTACGAGCGCACTCTCACTCGCGACGAAGACGATCCGCCCCCAGTCACGCGCTAGCATGCGAGGAAAGTAGTGACGTGCCAACCGGGCTCCGCTCACGACATTGACTTCAAACATGTGATGCCAATCATCGTCGCTGATCTCGGTGAACGGCTTCGCCTCGTAAATCCCGAGATTGTTCACAAGAATGTCGGCGTCGGGCACTGCCGCGATAAGCGCCATGGCACCGGCTGACGTCGCCGTGTCGGCGAGTACGGTTGCAACGCGTCCTGCCTTGCTCAGCCGATGTGCGGCCGCGTCCAATTTCGCGCGATCGCGGCCACAGATCGTAACCGCGGCCCCTTCCAGTGCAAGCCGCTCGGCTATCGCCAAGCCGATACCGGCGGTCGAGCCGGTAACAACCGCGGTCTTGCCATCGAGTTGCAGGTCCAAGTGTCATCTCCTTGTTAACGCCGCTACACCTATGCGCTCCAACCAATGCTGATTAGATCGAACTTCATCAACGCAGAAGTGCATCGGAGTCACCAATCAGCATGGATAATCGGCTTGGCGAGATGATGATCTTCTTAGCTGTGGCGGAGCACGGCAGCTTCGTTGCGGCTGCACGAGCGCTGCGGCTCACGCCCTCAGCCGTGAGCCGTGCAATGGCACGTTTGGAGCAGCGGTTGGGAGTGCAGCTGGCATCTCGGACGACCCGAGCGCTCGCGTTAACAGCAGAGGGCCGAGCCTACCGGGAGCGCGTCGAGGGGCTGGTCGCGGAGATCGACTCAGTTGAGCGCAGTTTCGATGTAGATCGTTCCCCGCGAGGCCTTCTGCGGGTCAATGCATCGGTCCCGTTCGGCACGCATTGCCTGCTGCCAATCCTTCCCACGTATCTCCGCGAGAACCCCGCGGTGACGGTTGACCTGACCGAGACAGACGCGCTTGTCGGATTAGTCGAGGAACGTGCCGACGTGGCTATCCGTGTCGGCCCATTGCGTGATGCCGACGTAAGGGCGCGCAAGCTTGGACGAAGCACGATGGCCGTCGTAGCTAGCCCAGCCTACATTCAAGAGCGAGGCGAGCCGATGCATCCGCACGATCTGGAGCATCACAATTGCCTGCGCTTCAACTTCCGTCGATCCATCGACAGCTGGCCGTTCCGCATCGACGGAAGGACGGTGCAGCGAACTCCTACAGGTCCCTTCCTCGGCAGTTCCGGCGAAACGGTGCGGCTGATGACGCTCGCGGGCGGCGGCATCGCTCGCCTTGGCCGCTTCCACATCGCGGAGGACCTCGCTTCGGGCCGCCTGGTGGAAGTACTACCCGCTTTCAATCCCGGCGACGGCGAGGACATCCACGCCCTTTTCGTGCCGCACGAGCGGCTGGCGGTTCGGGTGCGCTCCTTCATCGACTTCCTGGTGCGCGACCTTCGCTTGGATCAGGCTGCCTTGCTGGAGAGCGGTCACTCCTGCTGAGATGGCACTTGCGACGTCAAGCACCTCGCCGGCTGCAGCGCATAAGCTGCGTCGACAGCTGCCCCTACCCTTCCGTGACAAGACCCAGAAGCGGACACTCGCACTTTCCCGCCGGCTTACCAGGATCCGACGTTCGTTCAGGTCGGAGGCAGCCGATGCCGCGAGTATTCCTCATGGCCCTGTAGCCAACCGGGATCCTCATCCATCTGCGTGGCTTTTCACAGCTTC encodes the following:
- a CDS encoding IS3 family transposase (programmed frameshift) — encoded protein: MTKQRRFTKEFEDEADRLVATSGRTQREIAEDLGVGLSTLVRWISRSRDRLVDTPDQAPQADMAAELKRLRRENEILRQERDILKRATGFFRPGGKSMRFQLIDRAREDFPVHRLCRVLGVSQSGYFAWKDRPASRRQRDDMVMLAHVRSAFALSNGTYGSPRMTRELQDDGFAIGRRRTARLMRENDLRARQKRRFKRTTDSEHAWPIAPNIIDQDFTATATNQKWGVDISYVWTREGWLYLAVVIDLFSRRVVGWAVGDRLHRDLALAALRKALVMRRPPKGLIHHSDRGSQYCSVDYQAELRRHGIRISMSGKGNCYDNAMVETFFKTIKSELVWPTVFYTRAQAEQAFARYIDGFYNPVRRHSALNYTSPPQFEQTAPR
- a CDS encoding SDR family NAD(P)-dependent oxidoreductase → MPDMSKNPAKVAIVTGASQGLGDGIAAGYRARGWRVVGVSRSIEAADEHDWVTVAGDVANPDTARRAVDLACDRFGRVDTLVNNAGLFIGAAFTDYTLEQYAQMTRTNLDGFFWTCPAQMERHLLSVARFVRTAAGWCS
- a CDS encoding SDR family NAD(P)-dependent oxidoreductase translates to MDLQLDGKTAVVTGSTAGIGLAIAERLALEGAAVTICGRDRAKLDAAAHRLSKAGRVATVLADTATSAGAMALIAAVPDADILVNNLGIYEAKPFTEISDDDWHHMFEVNVVSGARLARHYFPRMLARDWGRIVFVASESALVVPSEMVHYGMTKTAQLAIARGLAEQTRGTGVTVNSVLPGPTRSEGIVEFIRSVVDNKDAPETEREAEFFAKMRPLSLIRRLIEADEIAAQVALLASPLGAITNGAAVRVEGGIIPTIA
- a CDS encoding LysR family transcriptional regulator, which produces MDNRLGEMMIFLAVAEHGSFVAAARALRLTPSAVSRAMARLEQRLGVQLASRTTRALALTAEGRAYRERVEGLVAEIDSVERSFDVDRSPRGLLRVNASVPFGTHCLLPILPTYLRENPAVTVDLTETDALVGLVEERADVAIRVGPLRDADVRARKLGRSTMAVVASPAYIQERGEPMHPHDLEHHNCLRFNFRRSIDSWPFRIDGRTVQRTPTGPFLGSSGETVRLMTLAGGGIARLGRFHIAEDLASGRLVEVLPAFNPGDGEDIHALFVPHERLAVRVRSFIDFLVRDLRLDQAALLESGHSC
- a CDS encoding GAF domain-containing protein, whose product is MLKFLFREHRRSLAVRELTGPDPSPGPVFDRFVNAAASAFAAPMAAMSLIHGDKQIVTAGHGFPTGCMPRDEGFCSYTLGCANVLECCDPQRDPRFATLPGVLGEPHVRYYIGARLRLLNGIDVGALCVVDTAHRAPASDDQKAYLLGLARQAAMSLESRLDLWGHAA
- a CDS encoding IS91 family transposase; its protein translation is MRASLEVADIFRAAGPEYRAARTGHLSLDQLKVMSAIETCRTAVMGGHVEACTDCGHWRVAYNSCRNRHCPRCQGAAARTWLAEREADLLPVGYFHVVFTLPAEVADIAWQNKAAVYGLLFQAASETMRTIASDPKHLGARIGITAVLHTWGSAMTHHPHIHMIVPGGGLSPDDSRWVSSRPAFLLPVRVLGKLFRRLFLTRLMALHDAGRLGFHGSLAHLADRRAFLRHLAPVRKKRWVVYAKPPFAGPATVLAYLSRYTHRVAISNGRLLRFDRTGVTFRYKDYRRGGADRQQVMTLSPDEFIRRFLLHVLPKGFHRIRHYGLLAGATRKAHLERARELLGVAQPVTATEPVEPDDARPPCPCCGGRMLVIETFKRWRQPRAPPHGASATGTVAS
- a CDS encoding putative bifunctional diguanylate cyclase/phosphodiesterase, with translation MMRIALCIAQEHDARLVALALLVCLVGSSATIQLFGRIKSASGKSRLGWVLLAAVATGTMVWATHFVAMMAFRAHAPVVLDPLLTLLSLLAAIGLAVPGLATAATCKRWGGLAGGGIVGIAISLMHYLGMSAYRVDGIVTWAWGYVVASVLLSVALGGIAFHLLTTRRPWRRMHAVLLLSLAVAALHFTGMAAMSITVLKLGDGLSDLTMVGLAIATAVASLIIVGCAAISALIDGHTQSESYRRLRRMALHDGLTDLPNRMSFIEELERRFLVKGGYACMAVVMMDLSRFKVVNDTYGHQAGDQLLMALAARLTALLKPEECVGRLGGDEFAAIISYDEPQDLSDFLDRLRTAFVAPFVFDRFTAAIGANIGVALAVHDGFDADALLAKADLAMYRAKSAHSAEPCFYDAEMDDAARIRRELVADLRTAIETEAFELHFQVQAAVATGEITGYEALVRWHHPARGMISPAAFIPLAEESGEIVPLSIWILRRACFEAALWPDQHNVSVNLSPKHLSDPRLIDTVRAALADSGLPAGRLTLELTESAIIHDRRFALEQLRALKAMGIAIALDDFGVGYSSLDVLRSVPFDCIKLDASFVAEIEHDEQAVSILRSVASLGATLQMRVLAEGIEEPSQLSIVAREGCSAIQGYLIGRPSRTLADPESIRQTMMLKPRSISAITSAA
- a CDS encoding tyrosine-type recombinase/integrase, whose product is MATAPVEPTVTPLRQRMLDDMAMRSMRARTQHDYVRHVRAFAAFLKRPPDTATAEDVRRFQIHQREHGTSESVIGATVSALRFLFGVTLDRPDLSRKLVLAPRPRKLPDVLSVDEVARLLEAAPGIKYRAALGVAYGAGLRVSEVAHLKADDIDSRRMLIRIEEGKGRKDRNAMLSPQLLELLRLWWREGKRRSVLLPHGWLFPGRSYTDPISTRQLHRAVHEAAEAAGIRKRVSPHTLRHSFATHLLAQDVDIRVIQVLLGHSKLETTALYTKVATRTIRAVTGPLDHLMALMEGRTPAG